In Solimonas sp. K1W22B-7, the DNA window GGTGCTGCTGGGCCGCACGGTCAAGAAGCTGGAAGCGACCTACGACGCGATCGAACAGGCCGGCGGCCGCAAGCCGGCGATCTACCCGATGAACCTCGGCGGCGCCAGCTGGAACGATCATGGCGAACTGAGCGCGACGTTGTCGCGCGAGTTCGGCCGGCTCGACGGCGTCCTGCACTGCGCTGCGCACTTCAAGGCTTTCTCGCGCCTGCAGGACATCGAGCCGCGCGAGTGGATCGAAAGCCTGCAGGTGAACCTCACCGCCGCCTTTGCCATCACCAGCCAGTGCCTGCCGCTGCTGGAGCAGAGCCCGGATGCCTCGGTGGTGTTCTGCAGCGATCTCTCCGGCCGCGAGCCCAAGGCCTTTCACGGTGCCTACGGCGTCGCCAAGGCCGGCCTGGAAAACCTGTCGCGTGCCTGGGCGCTGGAGACGGCCGACCGGCCGCAGCTGCGCTTCAACAGTTTCTGCCCGCCGCCGCTGCGCACCGGCCTGCGCCTGAAGGGCTATCCGGGCGAAGTCACCGGCAACCTGCCCACCGCCGACAGCG includes these proteins:
- a CDS encoding SDR family NAD(P)-dependent oxidoreductase produces the protein MLPENYQPAAGLLNDRVILITGAGDGLGKAAAVACARHGATVVLLGRTVKKLEATYDAIEQAGGRKPAIYPMNLGGASWNDHGELSATLSREFGRLDGVLHCAAHFKAFSRLQDIEPREWIESLQVNLTAAFAITSQCLPLLEQSPDASVVFCSDLSGREPKAFHGAYGVAKAGLENLSRAWALETADRPQLRFNSFCPPPLRTGLRLKGYPGEVTGNLPTADSATPQLLWLLGPDSRGSSGQAF